A genomic window from Punica granatum isolate Tunisia-2019 chromosome 2, ASM765513v2, whole genome shotgun sequence includes:
- the LOC116197348 gene encoding 60S acidic ribosomal protein P3-like — translation MAVFTFVCRSSGKNWSAKQVSGDLEASAATTYELQRKLVQSAVATDFASAVQSSFSLITPTSAVFQVIIGGATFVGGGVAAAVPAAGEAAATQAAPAEEKKEEVKEESDDEDLGFSLFD, via the exons ATGGCTGTCTTCACGTTCGTGTGCCGGAGCTCCGGCAAAAACTGGAGCGCAAAACAGGTCTCTGGGGATCTCGAAGCGTCTGCTGCGACCACATATGAGCTGCAGAGGAAGCTGGTCCAGTCGGCAGTCGCCACTGACTTCGCCAGCGCTGTTCAgtcctctttctctctcataaCTCCGACCTCTGCTGTCTTTCAG GTAATCATCGGCGGAGCCACTTTCGTTGGAGGGGGTGTGGCTGCAGCAGTTCCTGCTGCAGGTGAAGCAGCAGCAACTCAGGCTGCTCCTGCagaagagaagaaggaagaagtcaAAGAGGAGAGTGATGACGAAGACTTGGGATTCTCTCTATTCGACTAA
- the LOC116197330 gene encoding GDSL esterase/lipase At5g45670-like yields MANFNQKLTLFLPFFFFLILKLQTYAQGDQQVPCYFIFGDSLADAGNNNILLTLTKSNYPPYGIDFPLGATGRFCNGRTIIDVLTDLLGFKQYIPPFPKAIGRQLLQGVNYASAGSGIRQETGKDLGQRVWLAKQLVQHSNTVSRINGIFGNSRVASDHLSKCLYTVGIGSNDYINNYYKPEIYVSGNIYSPEEYADILAKELETNLKLLHSFGAKVVAVFGLSGIGCTPTVVEKFGGQPICYNKVNSEVQLFNDRVQTLVNRLNKNLNDAKFTYVNITSIFAEILPQIAYINFTASCCERMKDLGTCVPFSAPCSNRSNYEFFDGFHPTESTNKLVGNRIFTTKSPQDISPYTLQQLIAA; encoded by the exons ATGGCTAATTTCAACCAAAAGCTAACCCTATTTCtcccctttttcttctttttgatCTTGAAACTTCAAACCTATGCTCAAGGAGATCAGCAAGTGCCATGCTACTTCATCTTCGGAGACTCTCTAGCTGATGCTGGGAACAACAACATCCTTTTGACACTAACGAAGTCGAATTATCCGCCTTATGGGATAGACTTCCCCTTGGGAGCCACGGGACGGTTCTGCAACGGCCGTACTATCATCGATGTTCTGA cCGATCTGTTGGGATTTAAACAATATATTCCGCCATTTCCAAAGGCAATAGGAAGGCAATTGCTCCAAGGAGTGAATTATGCGTCGGCTGGGTCAGGGATTCGACAAGAAACTGGCAAGGACCTG GGGCAGAGGGTATGGTTGGCGAAGCAGTTGGTGCAACACTCCAACACAGTATCGCGCATTAATGGGATCTTTGGGAACAGCAGAGTAGCATCAGACCACCTTAGCAAGTGCCTCTACACAGTCGGCATCGGCAGCAATGATTACATCAATAACTACTACAAGCCAGAAATCTATGTCAGCGGCAATATTTATAGTCCGGAAGAATACGCTGACATACTCGCCAAGGAGCTAGAGACAAACCTCAAG CTTCTACACTCCTTCGGAGCGAAAGTGGTTGCTGTTTTTGGGCTGAGCGGGATCGGGTGTACCCCAACAGTTGTCGAAAAATTTGGAGGCCAGCCCATTTGTTACAATAAGGTCAATAGTGAAGTTCAGCTATTCAATGATCGAGTCCAGACATTGGTAAACCGGTTGAACAAGAACCTCAACGATGCCAAGTTTACCTATGTAAACATCACTTCAATCTTTGCTGAGATCTTACCGCAGATAG CTTACATTAATTTCACCGCGAGCTGCTGCGAGAGGATGAAGGATCTCGGCACTTGTGTTCCATTCAGCGCTCCATGTTCTAACCGATCAAATTACGAGTTCTTTGATGGTTTCCATCCCACGGAATCAACAAATAAGTTGGTTGGGAATAGAATTTTCACCACAAAATCTCCACAGGATATTTCTCCCTACACTCTTCAACAACTTATTGCGGCTTAA
- the LOC116197675 gene encoding GDSL esterase/lipase At1g29660-like, with protein sequence MGKNESASQHLSKCIYTVAMGSNDYINNYYAPAENPISQLYTPDRFADLLIRELKTNLKRLHSYGARKIVVIGLTGVGCCPHVAKKFGGKPCSEKVNSEVQLFNDKLTPLVNKLNQKLTDAKFTFLNATSVFNTLLQQGSQNSTGSCCKMQRSTGTCVPYHTPCANRSEYVFFDGFHPTESSNKILADLAYNAKSPQVISPYTFEQLLAL encoded by the exons ATGGGCAAGAACGAATCGGCATCTCAGCACCTAAGCAAATGCATCTACACGGTTGCAATGGGCAGCAATGACTACATCAACAATTACTACGCTCCTGCAGAAAATCCGATCAGTCAGCTCTACACTCCTGACCGGTTCGCCGACCTACTCATCCGGGAATTGAAGACAAACCTCAAg CGTCTACACTCCTATGGAGCCAGGAAGATAGTTGTAATAGGACTTACTGGTGTCGGGTGTTGCCCGCACGTCGCAAAGAAATTCGGAGGAAAGCCATGCTCCGAGAAAGTGAACAGCGAAGTCCAATTATTCAACGATAAGCTCACACCACTGGTGAACAAGTTGAATCAGAAACTAACCGATGCTAAATTCACCTTCCTGAACGCTACTTCAGTGTTTAACACTCTTTTGCAGCAGG GTTCACAAAACTCCACCGGTTCTTGTTGTAAGATGCAGAGGAGTACGGGCACGTGTGTTCCATATCACACTCCATGTGCAAACAGATCAGAATACGTATTCTTTGACGGGTTCCATCCGACAGAGTCTTCGAATAAGATACTTGCAGATCTGGCGTATAACGCCAAATCCCCACAAGTTATTTCTCCTTACACATTCGAACAGCTCTTGGCGCTCTGA